The genomic stretch ACCGCCAACCCGACCGTGCTGGACGCCGGGTACAAGCACAACGTCATCCCCGGCCAGGCCCGCGCCCTGGTCGACTGCCGCTACCTGCCGGGCCAGCGGGACGAGCTGATGCGCACCCTGACCGAGCTGGCGGGCGATCGCGTCACGGTCGAGGTCCTGCACGGTGATGTGGCCCTGGAGGCGGGGTTCGAGGGCGGCCTGGTCGACGCGATGCGTCAGTCGCTGCTGGAGCTGGACCCGGGGGCCGCGGTGCTGCCGTACTGCCTGTCCGGGGGCACGGACAACAAGGCGTTCAGCCGGCTGGGCATCCGGGGCTACGGTTTCGCGCCGCTCAAGCTGCCCGCCGACCTGGACTTCGCCGGCATGTTCCACAGCATCGACGAGAGGGTCCCGCTGGAGTCGCTGCGCTTCGGCGTGCGCACGTTCGACCGCTTCCTGCAGCTGGCCTGAACGCCGGTCCGACCACTGGCGCTGTGACGCTCGTCGCGGCGGGGCCCGGCCCGGGCCCCGCCGCTGTCACGTCTAGATCGTGCGCTCGACGCGCATGATGCGCCGGCGGAGCCAGACCCGCCGGCCGCCGCCGAACGACAACTGCACGCGGGCCAGCTCCCAACGGCCGTACTCGGCCTGTTCGGTGAGCTGTTGCCGCGCTTGTGACCTGCTGATTCCGCGGGGCAGATTGATGATGCGGTACTCGTAGTCGGCTGAGAACGGGGTCGCTTCTGCGCTGGTGGGGCGCACCCTGGGGGCGAGATCACGCACGTTGTCGCTCAAGGCAGCTCT from Kineosporia sp. NBRC 101731 encodes the following:
- a CDS encoding DUF5703 family protein, with translation MSDNVRDLAPRVRPTSAEATPFSADYEYRIINLPRGISRSQARQQLTEQAEYGRWELARVQLSFGGGRRVWLRRRIMRVERTI